The Stutzerimonas stutzeri DNA window ATCGCGTGAACAAGAACCTGGACTTGCAGCTGAACGTGCAGAACCTGACCGACAAGCGCTACTTCGATCAGGTCTACGGCAGCCACTATGCTCATGTCGCAGCCGGTCGGACCGCATTGCTGAGCACCAATTTCCACTTCTGATCCGCAGGCGTGAAAGAACAAAGGCCGCTCTTCGAAGCGGCCTTTGTCGTTATCAGGCGTCAGTACAGGTCGCGGCGATAGCGTCCCTGTTCGCTCAACTGCTCCAGTCGCGTCTGGCCGAGCAGCCCCAGCAGTATCTGCTGCACCTCCTGGCCCATGCCCTCGAGGCTGCCACAGACATAGATCGCCGCGCCCTGTGCGACCCAGTGGCGCAGGTCGTCTGCCGCATCCCGCAGGACGTGCTGCACGTAGCGCTTCTCAGGCTGGTCGCGAGAGAACGCCAGGTCCAGCCGCTGCAGATGGCCGCTTTCACGCCACAGTGCCAATTCTTCGTGGAAGAGAAAGTCGTGTGCCGCGTTGCGCTCGCCGAACAGCAGCCAGTTGCGCGAGCCCGGATGTGCGGCACGTTCGCGCAGGTGCGCACGCAGTACGGCAATGCCCGTGCCGTTGCCGATCAGGATGAGTGGCGTGGCGGCGTCCGGGCCATGGAATGCGGGGTTGCTGCGGATGCGCAGATCGATCTCTTCGCCAATGGCCGCGTAGCGGCATAACCAGCCGGAACCGAGCCCGGGAGTGCCATCGGCCTGGAAGGCTTCGCGTACCACCAGCTGCACGGCGCCGTCCGCCGGTATCGAGGCGATGGAATATTCGCGGTGTGGCAACGGCGGCAAGGCCAGCAGCGCCTCGGCGTCGAGGCCGTGCAGGTCGCCAGTGGCGGGCAGATGCCTTCTGGACAGTTGTGCGGCCAGGCTTTGGCCGTCGAACAATTCATGAGGATCGAGGCCCACATCGAGCAACAAGGCTTCGATGCGCGCGAGCGCATGGCGCGGGCCGACCTCGACGATATCGCCTGCGCGCCATGATGTCTGTTCGCTCGGCGGTGCAAGGGTCAGCAGCTGTACCGGCGCCCCGGAACTGCCAGGGTTGAGGCAATGCCGGTCGGTCAGGCGCCAGGGTTGATAGGGTGCCGGCAGCCAGTCGCTGAAATGGCTGTCGCCGCTCAGGTGGGCCAGTTGATGTTGCCAGTGACGTAGCACGCCAGGATCGCCGCGATCGGCTTCCAGCCGGTCGAACAGCGGCAAGCCCCCGAGCTGGCGCAGACGCTCGTCGAGGCGGCGGCCGAAGGCACAGAAATCCCGGTACTGGCGATCACCGAAGGCCAGTACGGCATATTCCAGCGATTGCGCATGAATGCCATCGGCGGCGAGCCGCTGCTCGAAGCGGGCCGCATTGTCCGGTGCCTCGCCTTCGCCGTAGGTGCTGACGACGAACAGGATGCGCGGGGCCGCCCAGTGGTTCGGGTCCAGCGCATTGAGCGGCAGCAGCAGCGTCTGCTGGCCCGCGTCGCGCAGCTGCGCTGCGCTGCGTTCGGCGAAGTCCTGTGCCTGACCGCCCTGGCTGGCATAGGCGATCACCAGCTGTGCCGGGCCATCGACGGCCGCGCGCGGGCGCAACCGTCCATGCCAGCAGCGTAGCGAAAGCGCGAGATAGAGCGCGATCACCACTGCCGCGCTGACCTCCCGCGCCGGTTGCCACCAGAGCAGGCAGGACGCGACGGCGATACAGCTGTACAGCGGCCAGGCGCGCAGAAGCGCTAAGAGGGATGAGTGCAACGGAAGGCTCATCGACGAGGGGGAAAAGGCTGGCCCGAGCCGTTACGACGGCTCGGACCTGGTCGGCGCGTCAGGGCGCCAGCACTTCCAGGGTTGCGCTGTAGCTGGCGCGGCGCTCGGTGGCCGGCTTGCTGACGCCCTTGTCGGTGGTCAGCTCGGCTTCCATCCAGTACATGCCCGCTTCTGGCCAGGTAATGCTCACCTTGCCGTCCTTGTCGGTTTTCGCCTTTATCTCACCGAGCTCGTCGCGATAGCGGTTGCCTCCCGGAATCACGCTGATCTCGACATCGGCGGCCGGCTTGCCGTCGAGCAGGAAGACGAAGTCTGCCGCTTCGCCGGCGAACAGGTCGTTGGGGTGGGTGACGGGCTTGAGCTCCAGGCCCTGGCCGGTCGGTGCGAGCACTTCGGTGGATGGCGCGCCGGAGGTGACGAACACTTCCATGCGGTTGCTGGTCTGGCTGACCTTGAGCCCTTCGGCCTTCGCCGGGACGTCCTTGGTGAAGCTTTCCGCGGTGCCCATCCAGCGGCGCGGCTGACCGTTTTCCTTCCAGCTGGCGAACAGGCCACTGTTGGCCACGGCCAGCTTGTAGGTGCCTTTCTGGCTCAGCTGTACATCGAAGGTGCTGCGGTAGCGGCCGATGCTGCCGTTCTGCGCGGACACGTTCGAGCCATCCGGCGCGATGATCTGCAGTTCGGGAACCGGCCGGCGCATGCCCGGCGGGCCGCCTGCCGGCGCCTGGGCTGCCTCGCCGATGCCCTTGAGGCGCATCGGTACGTGTTCGAAGTAGAACAGATCGTTGGAAACGGCAGCGTCGACGGTGATCCATGGCTCTTCGCCGGAGAGTACGGTGGCCGAGGGCAGCATCCAGGCGCGGTGGGCCTGGGCCGACAGCGGCAGACAGACGGCGAGCGCCAGGGTGGTCCATTTGATGACGGGTTTCATGGCGTGGGTCCTGTTCATGGGGTCAGCTTGAGGGTGATTGCGCCCAGTTCGCTCTGACCCTGGGCTTGGTGCTCGGCGCTCTGTTTAGGCGGCCAGCTGAACGGCACACGCAGCAGTTCGCGGCCGCCGACTTCACGGGCGGCCTCGACCACGACGCGGTACTCGCCCGCTTCCAGCGTCTTGAGTGGCGCCTGCCGGTCGGAGAACTGCAACCTGTGACTGCCCACGGCACGGGTGGCACCGCTGACACCGTCGACCGGCATTTCCAGGCTGCGGCCACTGCGTCTCCACCACTGGCGCAGGTCCTTGAGCCACTTCTCGCCCTCCTTGTCCTTGAGCTTGGTGTCGTACCACACCGCCAGATTGGCGACATGGCTCTGGTCCGGTCGCTCGAGCCAGATGGCGACATAGGGGCGGTGGTACTCGGCGACATCCAGACGCGGGATTTCCACGTCCAGCTGCAGGTCCGCCGCGTGCAGCGGGGCGCTGAGCAGGGCGAGGGGCAACAACAGGCGTTTACGCATGGGCAGTCCTTAATGAATGAAGAGCAGCGCCAGCAGCAGCGGTATCACCAGCCCCAGGCCTACCAGCGGCCAGGTGCTGGGCCGGTTGCCGGCGTGACGTTGCAGGAGCAGCAGGCCGGTGAGGCTGAACACCACACAGGCAACGGCGAAGAAGTCGATGAACCAGCTCCAGGCCTCACCGGTGTGGCGGCCCTTGTGCAGGTCGTTGAAGTAGGCGATCCAGCCGCGGTCGGTCGACTCGTATTCCAGTTCGCCGGTTTCGCTACTCAGGCTCAGCCAGGCATCGCCGCCGGGGCGCGGCAGGGCGACATAGAGTTCGCCATCGCTCCATTCGGCCTCACGCCCGGCCAGGCGAATGTCCAGTGTCTGCTCCAGCCAAGCGCGCAGTTCGACGGGCAGACCCGACTCGGGCGTTTCGGTTTGCAGTTTGGCGAGCAGCGATTCGGGAAGCTGCGCAGCGCGGCTTTGCACCTGCGGTTTGCTTTCGATCTGGCCGGCGTGGTTGAGGGTGATGCCCGTGACTGAGAAGAGCAGCATGCCAACCAGGCACAGCGCGGAGCTGATCCAGTGCCATTGGCGCAACGTGCCGAGCCACAGACGCATGGTGATTCTTACCTTGGAGAAGAGTGGGGCGAATTCTAGGGTGCCTGCTCACAGAGATGCTAAAGATTTACAAACAGCATACATTCGCGTCTTTGCTGTCAGGCTGTACCGGAAACAACGAAGCCGGGTCCAACCCGGCTCGTCGTCTTCTGGGCGGTCAGAAGGTGAAGTTGGCGGACAGCCACAGACGGCGGCCTTCTTCCACGATTCCAGTAGTGGCGGCACCGAAGTGGCTGTAGTCGGTGCCGTAAGCGGGGTCGCCAGGTACTCCGCCCGGCGCAGTAATAACACCTGCGCTGTTATAACGGGGAGTTGAATAGGTGGTGTAGGCACTACCGTCGACAAAGTCTTTGTCGAACAGGTTGTAAATCGTCGCGTTGATAGTCAGGTTCTCGGCAGCTCGATACGACCCGCCAAGATGGAACAGGGTATACGCCTTAGTGTTCTTGCCCAGCGTGTCGTAGATCGACTGGCTGGTGGAGTAGGTGCCATCGGCATTCGCGAGGTTGGCATAGCTGGAGGTAAAGCGCGCACGCTCCCCGCGATACTCGCTCTTCAACCACAGGCCCAGGCGCTCAGAGGTCTGCCAGTCGAGTTTAACGTTGGCCAGGTGTTCAGGCGTGTTGGTTAGCGGTTCGCCTTTGTTACTGCCACTCTTTTGCTCGCTATCGGTGTAGGTGTAATTGCCGCTCAACGTCCAGGCGGGAGCGAAGTTCCAGCTGGCAGCCAGCTCGATGCCCTTGGTGGTCGCATCGTCGATGTTGATGTTGCGTGGGCAGGTTCCCGGTGGGGTGCTGCCGGAGCCGGGGTTGCTGGCGCACAGAGGATTTGCTACCGGGTCACCAGAGGCGATCTTGTCCTTAAATTTGTTATGGAACAGCGTGGCGTTCGCGCTAAAGCCCGTAAGGCTGTCGTAGTAAGCGCCGAGTTCGGTCGTCGTACTGGTTTCCGGTTTCAGGTCGGGATTACCGATGGTCGTGGTCGAGCCCTGCCCGGTAACTCCATTGATGCCATCGTGCAGATCATTTAGGTCTGGCGCTTTGTAACCACGGCTGACGCCACCTTTGAGCGTCCAGTGATCGGTGGTATTCCACACTAGATACGCGCGGGGGCTGAAATGGCCACCGAAGGTTTCATGGTCGTCATATCGGCCGCCGACGGTCAGTGCCAGATCGTTGCGAATACGCCACTCATTTTCTGCAAAGACTGCTTTGGTCGTTTGCTCGAAATCCTCCCCAGCGAGGCTGTCGGTCATCTCCGCTTTCCACCACTGGAGCCCTACCGTAGCGATGTTGGCGTCTCCAATCGGAGTGGTGAGTTTGCTGTCCAAAACAGTATTCGTTGTTTTGAGCTCGCGGTCGTCGCCGACGATGATAGAGGGGAAGTTGGGGTACGGGGCGCCGATTGGGAGGAAACCGGGACGGCCGAAGGTGCCGCCGGGAATGGTGCGGCCAATGGTTTCAGTGGTGTTTCGCATCAGACTGCTGTCGACTGTGCCGAAGCCAAAGCGGCCTGTGTGAGTCAGTGCGTACTGATCACGCTCGAAACGCAGCTTGTCGGCGTAGCCATTGGCCTGTGTTGGCTGGTTGACGCTGCACCCCGTATCCGCAGCGCCGCTGCCCTGGCCATCAAGAGTTCCGAGCTGGCAGTCGTCATTCTCGTAACGTTGCCGGCCACGCTCAACGTCCAATGAGATGTCGTGGCTATCGTTGGGCGTCAGGGTCAGACGGCCACCTATGGTGTGATTGCCGCCCTCGACCGCAGAGCCACCACGGCGGCTCATGGGTACGCCAGGAGCAATCTCCAGATCGGACGCTTCACGATCGAACAGGCTTCCGCGCAGCTGCAGGCCCAGCAAGCCATCGACCAGCGGGCCACTGGCGTAGATGCTGGTGTTGCGGGTATCGCCGAAGTCGCGGTCTTCCTGGTAGGTGTAGTCCTGCGTCAGCGATCCGGTCCATTCCTTGGCCACCTTGCGGGTAATGATGTTGATCACGCCGCCCATGGCGTCAGAACCATAAAGCGTCGACATCGGGCCGCGGATGACTTCGATACGTTCGATGGCAGAGAGTGGCGGCATGAAGCTGGTGGACGTTTCGTTGAAGCCGTTGGGCGTGACATTGCCCGCCGCGTTCTGACGGCGCCCGTCGATAAGGATCAGGGTGTACTGGCTCGGCATGCCGCGGATGCTGATATTCAATCCGCCGGTCTTGCCCGTGCCCTGGCCGATGTCGATGCCTTCCACGTCGCCCAGAGCCTGCGCCAGGTTGTTGTAGCGCTTTTGCTGCAGATCTTCACGGCTGATGACGCTGATGCTCGCCGGTGCTTCGGTGATCTTCTGTTCGAAGCCTGCGGCACTGACGACCGTGTCGTTGAGCGTGACAGGCGCGTTCTGGGCCAGGGCCGTCCAGCTGCAGCCGATCATGGCGCAGGACAGGGCAGTACGTGCGAAGGGGGTAGACATGCGGGCTCCTTGTAGCCGTCTCGTTGGCGCCAGCATGATAATCATTCGTAAACGAGAATTTACGCTTTACTGCATTAAGTTCTCATTTGTGATGTCCAATCGGTCGCCAGCCCTTGCATGGCGCGGGCTGGCCATTTGTAAGCAGATATTTAAAAGTGGTCCGAACGGTCAGTTTCGGTCATGGCATCTGAACTTCGATGACGCCGTCGGCGTTGATCGTGACCTGGCGAGTGCCTGCCTCGATCTCCGGTACCGGTGCTGATTCCATCATGTCCATCTTCATCGCGCTGCTACGCATGACCGGCTGAAAGCCGCCGCCGTTGAGGTTGAGGCTCACTAGCTTGTAGCCGCTGCCGCCCAGGGCTTCGGTCGCCAGCTGGGCGCGGGCCTGGAACGCGGCTACGGCATCCTTGAGCAGAGCGTCCTCGTTCTGCTTGCGGATCGGATCGGAGACGCTGAAATACATGCCGCCCATCTTCAGGCTCTTCATCAGTTCGGCAGTCAGTTTCGACAGGCTGGCGAAATCGCCGCTTTCCAGGCGCAGCTCGGCACGCTCTCGCCAGCCGGTGATCTGCTGACCCTTGTCGTCGTAGACCGGATAGCTGTTGCGGCTGCCCTGGCTGACGATCACGTCCTTGTTCTGGCGAGCGGTCTGCAGCGCCTGGTTCAACGCGCGAGTCGTCTGCGCCGCGAGCTCGGCGGGGTCGCTGTGCTGTGCTTCGCTGTAGAGCGTGACGTGCATACGGTCATGGGCCACTTCGCTGCTGACTTCGGCGCGCAGGGCGACCTGGTTGTAGCGGGCCTCTTCGGCCATGGCGGGCAGGCTGGTAGCGCTCGCGAGCACGGCGACGAAGGCTGCGCGGCGGAGGAGGGATGGGTGCATAACGGGTCCTTGGCATGGGCACCGGTGCGGTGCGGTAGCTCAAGACTCTAACTCCGCCAGCGAATGTGTGCAGCAGTCCGTGCGTCGAGTTGCCGCATTTTGGGCTGGCTTGCGAACGGCTTGGTTATACTCCGCCGAATTGTTGGAGACTCCATGTACGCATCCGTCCCGCTGCTGTCCGCCAGCCGGCAGAACCTTCGGCTTCTGACCCTAATTCGCATCGTGGTGCTGGCCGCACAGTCCGGTGCCGTGGGTGTGGCCTACGCAACCCAGCTGCTGACGCTGCCCTGGCTGGCGCTGGGAATCACCCTGGCGGTGTCCGCTGTGCTTTGCCTGGGAACGGCGCTGCGCTTGCGCGGGCCCTGGCCGGTCACCGAGCTCGAATATGCGGTGCATCTGGGCTGCGACCTGCTGATCCACAGCGCCCTGCTTTACTACTCCGGTGGTTCGACCAACCCCTTCGTCTCCTATTACCTGGTTCCGCTGACCATCGCCGCGGCGACACTGCCCTGGCTGTATTCCATCGTGCTTTCCGGGCTGGCGCTGCTGGGCTACACGCTGATGCTGGTGTGGTACGACCCGCTCACCCTGCCGCCGTTCGAGCGCGCCACGCTGCAGGTCTACGGCATGTGGCTGAGCTTCGCCCTGGCGGCGGCGCTGATTACCTTCTTCGTCGCGCGCATGGCCGAGCAACTGCGCCGTCAGGAGCAGCAGCAGGCCCAGCGACGTGAGGAGAGCATGCGTGACCAGCAGCTGCTGGCCGTGGCGACCCAGGCCGCCGGTGCCGCCCATGAGCTGGGCACGCCGCTGGCGACCATGAGCGTGCTGCTCAAGGAGTTGCGCCAGGAATACAACGACCCGCAGTTGAACGAGGATCTCGGCCTGCTGCAGTCGCAGGTCCAGCTCTGCAAGGAAAGCCTGCGCCAGCTGGTTCGCGCCGCCGAGGCGGACCGGCGGCAGGCCGTGGTCGAGCAGACGGCGCGCGAGTGGGTCGAATCGGTGCTGCAGCGCTGGCATCTCATGCGTCCCGAGGCCACCTACCGCTTCCACTGCGTGGGCCTTGGCAGCGCGCCCAAGCTGATGCCACCGGCGGACCTCAGCCAGTCGCTGCTCAACCTGTTGAACAATGCCACCGATGCCAGCCCGGAAGATCTCGAGATTCGTCTGGACTGGGATGCGCAGTGGATCCGGCTGACCATTCGCGACCATGGCGCCGGCGTGCCGCTGGCCATTGCCGAGCAGATTGGCCGCCCCTTCATCACGACCAAGGGCAAAGGTTTCGGCCTTGGTCTGTTTCTCAGTCAGGCCAGCGTCACCCGCGCTGGCGGCACGGTGAAGCTCTACAATCACGAAGAAGGTGGCACACTGACCGAGCTACGCCTGCCGCACGGCTCGGTACGCGCGTGAACCTGATCGTGACCAATGCGAGGAAATGCACAGATGACCGACGAGTTGCAGCAAGAGGGTGAGGAACAGCCTCATCTGCTCCTGGTGGATGACGACCCCACGTTCACCCGGGTGATGGCGCGCGCCATGAGCCGTCGCGGACTGCAGGTCAGTATCGCCGGTTCGGCCGAAGAGGGCCTGGCGCTGGCCAAGCAGGACGTTCCCGATTACGCGGTCCTCGACCTGAAGATGGAGGGTGATTCGGGCCTGGTGCTGTTGCCCAAGCTGCTCGAGCTCGACCCGGAGATGCGGGTGCTGATCCTGACCGGCTACTCCAGCATCGCCACGGCGGTGGAAGCCATCAAACGCGGCGCCTGCAATTACCTGTGCAAGCCCGCCGATGCGGATGATGTGCTGGCCGCGCTGCTGTCGCAGCATGCCGACCTCGACAGTCTGGTGCCGGAAAACCCGATGTCGGTCGATCGCCTGCAGTGGGAGCATATCCAGCGCGTGCTGAGCGAGCACGACGGCAACATCTCCGCCACTGCGCGTGCGCTGGGGATGCATCGGCGGACCTTGCAACGCAAGCTGCAGAAGCGACCGGTTCGTCGCTGAGCCAACGCACCAGCGCCAGGCACGCCCGCCTGGTGAGCGTCAGGGGCTGACCGTCCACTCTGTGGCGGTTGGGCCCGGGCGGCGCTCATGCTTTATGCTTGCGCTTCCGTAGTCGCAGGCGTCATCCATGCTTCCCCTCATCCTGCAGACCCTGAGCGTTACCGCTCCGGTGTTTGCCATGCTGTTTCTCGGCGTCGCGCTCAAGCGCCTCGGCTGGATCGACTCGGCATTCGTCTATACCGCGTCGGCACTGGTGTTCAAGGGCACCATGCCGACCCTGCTGTTCATCTCCATCATCAAGGCCGACCTGAATGCGGCGCTTCAGCCTGCGCTGTTGCTGTACTTCGTCGTCGCCACGATAGCCACGTTCTTCGTCGCCTGGCTCTGGGCGCTGTGGCGCTGCCCCGTGTCCGACCGGGGCGTGTACGTTCAGGGCGCCTTTCGCGGCAACAACGGCATCGTCGGGCTGGCTTTGGCCAGCAGCCTCTACGGCGACTACGGGCTCTCGGTCGGCGGAGTGCTGGCCGGTGTGGTGATCCTGGTCTACAACAGCCTTTCGGCGATGGTCCTGGCCATCTACAGTCCGAACGGCCAGGTCGGGGCGAAGGACATCCTGCTCAGCATCCTGCGCAATCCCTTGATCATCGGTGTTGTCGCCGCGGTGCCGTTCGCCCTTTGGCAGATCGCCTTGCCGGGGTGGCTGATGACGTCCGGGCAGTACTTCGCCCAGATGACGCTGCCGCTGGCGCTGATCTGCATTGGTGCCACGCTGTCGCTCGACGCCCTGCGTACCAGCAGCGGCAGCGCGCTGAGCTCGAGCCTGATGAAGATGGTGTGGCTTCCGGCGCTTGCAACGCTCGGTGCCTGGGCCTGCGGGTTCCGCAACGCCGAACTGGGCATCCTGTTTCTCTATTTCGCCAGCCCTACGGCCGCGGCGAGCTTCGTCATGGCGCGTGCCGTCAACTCCAATCACCAGCTTGCCGCCACCATCATCGTTATCACCACACTGATGGCGGCCCTTAGCATCAATGCCGGGTTGTTCGTGCTGGGATGGCTGGGCTGGACCTGAGTCGTCCATCAGTACGGTGCGACGGCTACCGTTTATCGTCAATGTGATCGATATCGGCTTTATGGCTTAAGAATCACTGCGCCATGGTCGTAATCGGTCATCAGACCTCAGAAAAAAAACCGCGTTTCCGTCAAATTGCCCGGAACGTTCGACGGCATGCCAGCAAGGCAGCCGGTTTGTGTTCCAGGAAATCTTTCATGGCATTTTTCACACCTTCGAACCGGTCGCTGACGCGTGACGATATCCGCGTGGTGAATCTGCGGCGGCTGGCAGTGCCGGGCCTTGTTCTGGTGCTGGGCCTGAGTCTGGGCAGCTTCGCCGGCGGCGTCTGGGTTGGCAGCGACCTGCGCCCGCAGGAGAGCGTCCAGCTGGACGAGCCTGCTCTCGCCGATGAGGGCCGCTTCGCCATTGCGCGTGTCGGCGAGGTGGTCGGCCGGTTGAAATCCCTCGAGTCCGATCTGCTCGCCTTGCAGCAGATGCTGGACCAGCAGCGTGAGCTGCACGGTCAGCTGTCAGCGCTGGATCCGACATTGCTGCCGGTGCTGGCGCCGGAACGTCCCGTCGGCGCAGGGCAGGGCGGTGTGCTGTTGCCGCCCCGCGGCTGCGCCGGCGAGCTGTCGCAGGATGGCGAGACGCTGACCCTGGCCGATCTGCGGCGCAGCGAGACCTCGGCGCGCTGCATGCGCGTGCTGCTCGATGGCCTGATGCAGCGGGTGGCCGAGCGCAATGCGGCACTGATGGCGATCCCATCCCGGCGGCCGGTGGGCGAGGCGCGCCTGGGCTCTGCCTTTGGCAATCGCATCGATCCCTTCCGCAAGACCCTGGCCTTTCATTCTGGCGTGGACTTCGCGCTGAAGAGCGGCTCCGATGTGGTTGCGGCCGCCGGCGGTCGGGTGCGCTTCGCCGGCTACCGTGGCGCATACGGCAAGCTGGTGGAGATCGATCATGGCAACCGGCTGGTCACGCGGTACGCTCATCTGTCGCGGCTGGATGTACGCCAGGGTGAGGTGGTCACACCGGCGCAGCGTATCGGGGCGGTGGGGTCGACGGGGCGTTCGACCGGCCCGCATCTGCACTTCGAAGTGCTGCACAAGGGGCGCTTCGTCGATCCACAGCGTTTTCTGGCACTGGGCGATCTGGAGCGCGCCAGCGATGGCCTGGCTGAAGACTAGGCGGCCGTCCACGCGCGAGCTGGTACGTGCCGAACATCGGCTGCAGGCAGCACGCGGCGCTCGCGCGGGGCGCCTGATCATCCTCGCCTTGCTTTGCGTGATCGGCGCACTGCTGTACCTGCGGCTCGACGAACAGGCGGCTCAGGCGCGGCAGATCGAAGTGCTGCATCAGCAAAACCTGACGCTCAGTGCCGAGCTGGAGCATGCCCGGCTGCAGCGGCAGGAAGCCCAGGCCACCGAGGAGCAGCTGTTACGGCGTATCGCCACCCTTTCCGCGCAGGTCGAGCGCTTGCAGACCGACCTGGCCTTCTTCCGGCAACAGAAGAAGGCTCGTTAACTTTCTGGAGTGAGTGATGTTCAACAAGAAGAAGCCGGTGGCGCGCGTCACCATTGACCAGTTTTCCAGCCTGATCTCCGGCAACCTGTCGCTGGTCGGCGACGTGACGTTCGAAGAAGGGCTGAAGGTAAGTGGCGAGGTGCGAGGCAATGTTCGCCACAAGGCTGGCACCCACAGCCTGCTCGCACTCAGCGCCGAGGGTTGGATCGAGGGCAATGTCAGCAGCTACGATGCGCTGATCGACGGCACCATCGTTGGCGATCTTGTTGTCGAGCATCTGCTGGAGCTGCATTCCAATGCGCAGGTTCGCGGCAATATCCGCTATCGCCAGCTGAGCATGGAAAATGGCGCCGTGGTCGATGGCACCCTCAGTCGTATGGGGGAGGAAGAGGAAACGGCGCAGGTGCTCGAACTGCCTCGGCCGCAGGTGCGCGAAGGCTGAACGGGCGGGCCGCTCCGGCCCGCCCAGGCGTCCTCTGCGTTAGCGCTGGACCTTCCAGGCGCGGGCGGCGATGACCAGCAGGGTGATGGCGGTCAGCGGCAGGGCATAGCCGATCATCGCATCGCCGAAGGTCTCGGCGAACGGTCGACCGGTGCTGGTCAGTACCAGGTACAGCGTGTACGCCACGTAGTAGGCGAGGAACAGCGCGCCTTCCCAGCGCTTGATGCAGTAGCCGGCGAAGAAGATCGGCAGGCAGGCCACGGCGACCGCGATCATTACCGGGAAGTCGAATGCCAGTGCGTTGGACGACACGCCGATCGCCTGCGGCGAAACCAGCGAGGCCAGGCCTAGCACGCAGAGCAGGTTGAAGATGTTGCTGCCGACGATGTTGCCCACCGCGATATCACGCTCGCCGCGGAAGGCCGCCATGATCGATGTGGCCAGTTCCGGCAGCGAAGTGCCGACCGCGATCACGGTGAGGCCGATGACCAGTTCCGACAGGCCGAGCGCGCGTGCCAGCGCGACGGCACCCTCGACCAGGAAGTTGGACCCGACGACCAGCAGTACCAGCCCAGCGAGCACCAGGCCGGCATTGATCAGGCCGGCATGGGGTTTGGCCGGTTCGTCGAGACCGAACTCCTTGGCGAACTCGTCATCGGCAGCGGCCGCGCTCTCGCGACGGCTGCTGATCACCAGGAACAGGGTGTAGATCACCACGGCGCTGAACAGGATGGCGCCGTCGATGCGACTGAGCTGGCCATCCCAGGCCAGGCCGAAGGTGACTAGGCTGGCGCCGATCATGATCGGCACGTCGAGGCGGATCAACTGGCGCGACACCACCAGCGGCGCAACCAGCGCCGTCATGCCGAGGATCAGCAGCACGTTGGCGATGTTGCTGCCGACCACGTTGCCAATGGCGATATCGCCACTGCCATTGAGCGAAGCCTGCACGCTGACCGCCGTTTCCGGTGCGCTGGTGCCGAAGGCGACCACGGTCAGGCCGATGACCAGCGGCGAAAT harbors:
- a CDS encoding ATP-binding protein; this translates as MYASVPLLSASRQNLRLLTLIRIVVLAAQSGAVGVAYATQLLTLPWLALGITLAVSAVLCLGTALRLRGPWPVTELEYAVHLGCDLLIHSALLYYSGGSTNPFVSYYLVPLTIAAATLPWLYSIVLSGLALLGYTLMLVWYDPLTLPPFERATLQVYGMWLSFALAAALITFFVARMAEQLRRQEQQQAQRREESMRDQQLLAVATQAAGAAHELGTPLATMSVLLKELRQEYNDPQLNEDLGLLQSQVQLCKESLRQLVRAAEADRRQAVVEQTAREWVESVLQRWHLMRPEATYRFHCVGLGSAPKLMPPADLSQSLLNLLNNATDASPEDLEIRLDWDAQWIRLTIRDHGAGVPLAIAEQIGRPFITTKGKGFGLGLFLSQASVTRAGGTVKLYNHEEGGTLTELRLPHGSVRA
- a CDS encoding response regulator transcription factor, with the translated sequence MTDELQQEGEEQPHLLLVDDDPTFTRVMARAMSRRGLQVSIAGSAEEGLALAKQDVPDYAVLDLKMEGDSGLVLLPKLLELDPEMRVLILTGYSSIATAVEAIKRGACNYLCKPADADDVLAALLSQHADLDSLVPENPMSVDRLQWEHIQRVLSEHDGNISATARALGMHRRTLQRKLQKRPVRR
- a CDS encoding AEC family transporter yields the protein MLPLILQTLSVTAPVFAMLFLGVALKRLGWIDSAFVYTASALVFKGTMPTLLFISIIKADLNAALQPALLLYFVVATIATFFVAWLWALWRCPVSDRGVYVQGAFRGNNGIVGLALASSLYGDYGLSVGGVLAGVVILVYNSLSAMVLAIYSPNGQVGAKDILLSILRNPLIIGVVAAVPFALWQIALPGWLMTSGQYFAQMTLPLALICIGATLSLDALRTSSGSALSSSLMKMVWLPALATLGAWACGFRNAELGILFLYFASPTAAASFVMARAVNSNHQLAATIIVITTLMAALSINAGLFVLGWLGWT
- a CDS encoding M23 family metallopeptidase, whose product is MAFFTPSNRSLTRDDIRVVNLRRLAVPGLVLVLGLSLGSFAGGVWVGSDLRPQESVQLDEPALADEGRFAIARVGEVVGRLKSLESDLLALQQMLDQQRELHGQLSALDPTLLPVLAPERPVGAGQGGVLLPPRGCAGELSQDGETLTLADLRRSETSARCMRVLLDGLMQRVAERNAALMAIPSRRPVGEARLGSAFGNRIDPFRKTLAFHSGVDFALKSGSDVVAAAGGRVRFAGYRGAYGKLVEIDHGNRLVTRYAHLSRLDVRQGEVVTPAQRIGAVGSTGRSTGPHLHFEVLHKGRFVDPQRFLALGDLERASDGLAED
- a CDS encoding bactofilin family protein, whose product is MFNKKKPVARVTIDQFSSLISGNLSLVGDVTFEEGLKVSGEVRGNVRHKAGTHSLLALSAEGWIEGNVSSYDALIDGTIVGDLVVEHLLELHSNAQVRGNIRYRQLSMENGAVVDGTLSRMGEEEETAQVLELPRPQVREG
- a CDS encoding calcium/sodium antiporter, which codes for MTLMTFVYLIAGLVLLVAGAEVLVRGAARLAAQFGISPLVIGLTVVAFGTSAPETAVSVQASLNGSGDIAIGNVVGSNIANVLLILGMTALVAPLVVSRQLIRLDVPIMIGASLVTFGLAWDGQLSRIDGAILFSAVVIYTLFLVISSRRESAAAADDEFAKEFGLDEPAKPHAGLINAGLVLAGLVLLVVGSNFLVEGAVALARALGLSELVIGLTVIAVGTSLPELATSIMAAFRGERDIAVGNIVGSNIFNLLCVLGLASLVSPQAIGVSSNALAFDFPVMIAVAVACLPIFFAGYCIKRWEGALFLAYYVAYTLYLVLTSTGRPFAETFGDAMIGYALPLTAITLLVIAARAWKVQR